A genomic segment from Corylus avellana chromosome ca5, CavTom2PMs-1.0 encodes:
- the LOC132182500 gene encoding pentatricopeptide repeat-containing protein At2g22410, mitochondrial-like produces the protein MKLTRPISCHFSTYTKTQKSQRLTNSPSSLKPIKELHARLIRTHLYTDPSSISEVIKSYALSPPTLSKARFAFNQIQRPTLLVWNHMIRGMSLSDQPSESICFYNRMYHGGRTGDNLTLIFVFKACARVSDIVQGQKFHVHGLKLGFESYVFVSNALIHMYAACGDLVFAKRVFDKMNNRDLVSWNSLICGYSQCNRFKEVFVLFKAMQAANVKADGVTMMKVILACSYLGEWETADSMVEYIEENRIEINVYLGNTMIDMYGRRGLVDLAQVVFDTMWERNIVSWNAMIMGYVKVGNLVTAQKLFDDMPTRDVISWTSMITGYSQANEFTEAVRLFKEMMAAKVKPDEITVASVLSACAHLGSLDVGESVHDYIRKHGVKADVYVGNSLIYMYCKCGVVEKALEVFQEMKTKDSVSWTSVISGLAVNGFADSALDIFSQMLREGVQPTHGAFVGILLACAHAGLVDKGLEYFESMEKVHRLTPEMKHYGCVVDLLSRSGNLDRAYEFIKKMPFVPDVVVWRILLSACKLHGNVVVAEIAKNKLLKLDPCNSGNYVLSSNTYAGSDRWDDVLKMRELMEESNVQKPFGCSSIEVNGTTLYNSQDPYLIQS, from the coding sequence ATGAAACTCACAAGACCCATTTCCTGCCACTTCAGCACCTACACAAAGACCCAAAAATCACAGCGATTAACCAATAGCCCAAGCTCCCTCAAACCGATCAAAGAGCTTCACGCGCGCCTCATCAGAACCCACCTTTATACTGACCCGTCTTCAATCTCTGAGGTTATCAAGTCCTACGCGCTATCTCCACCAACTTTATCCAAGGCGCGCTTCGCTTTCAACCAAATTCAGCGGCCCACATTGCTGGTCTGGAACCATATGATCCGTGGTATGTCACTGAGTGACCAACCTAGTGAATCAATTTGTTTCTATAACCGTATGTATCACGGAGGACGAACGGGGGATAATTTGACCCTAATATTTGTTTTCAAGGCTTGTGCTAGAGTTTCCGACATTGTTCAGGGCCAGAAGTTTCATGTTCATGGTTTGAAACTTGGGTTTGAATCGTATGTTTTTGTTTCCAATGCTTTGATTCACATGTACGCTGCTTGTGGTGATTTGGTTTTTGCAAAGAGGGTGTTCGACAAAATGAACAATAGAGATTTGGTTTCTTGGAACTCTTTGATATGTGGGTATAGTCAGTGCAATAGGTTTAAGGAGGTTTTCGTTCTTTTTAAAGCAATGCAAGCCGCAAATGTGAAGGCTGATGGGGTCACAATGATGAAAGTTATTTTAGCATGTAGTTATTTGGGTGAATGGGAAACTGCAGACTCTATGGTTGAGTATATTGAGGAGAATCGTATTGAGATCAATGTTTACTTGGGGAACACTATGATAGATATGTACGGACGGCGTGGTTTAGTGGATTTGGCGCAGGTAGTATTTGATACGATGTGGGAAAGGAATATAGTTTCATGGAATGCCATGATAATGGGGTATGTGAAAGTGGGGAACTTAGTTACTGCGCAGAAGCTTTTTGATGATATGCCTACAAGGGATGTGATCTCTTGGACTTCTATGATCACGGGTTATTCTCAAGCTAACGAGTTTACTGAGGCAGTGAGGCTTTTCAAAGAAATGATGGCGGCAAAGGTGAAACCCGATGAAATAACAGTAGCTAGTGTGCTTTCTGCTTGTGCCCATTTAGGGTCACTTGACGTTGGCGAGTCGGTTCATGACTACATACGTAAGCATGGTGTAAAAGCAGATGTTTATGTAGGAAACTCTTTGATATATATGTATTGCAAATGTGGGGTGGTAGAGAAGGCACTAGAGGTTTTCCAAGAGATGAAAACAAAAGACTCTGTTTCATGGACTTCAGTAATTTCAGGTCTTGCCGTGAATGGCTTTGCAGATTCTGCACTCGATATCTTCTCTCAAATGTTAAGAGAAGGTGTTCAGCCAACTCATGGAGCCTTCGTTGGGATTTTACTAGCTTGTGCTCATGCTGGATTGGTAGATAAAGGGTTGGAATATTTTGAGAGTATGGAAAAAGTTCACAGACTCACTCCAGAAATGAAGCATTATGGGTGTGTTGTGGATCTCTTGAGTCGCTCTGGCAATCTAGACAGGGCATATGAGTTCATAAAGAAAATGCCTTTTGTTCCAGATGTTGTGGTATGGAGGATATTGTTAAGTGCTTGTAAACTTCATGGAAATGTGGTCGTAGCTGAGATTGCTAAAAACAAGCTTCTGAAATTGGATCCTTGTAACAGCGGGAATTATGTTCTCTCATCAAATACTTACGCTGGTTCAGATAGATGGGATGATGTTCTAAAAATGAGAGAGTTGATGGAGGAAAGCAATGTGCAGAAGCCATTTGGTTGTAGTTCAATTGAAGTAAATGGTACAACATTGTATAACTCTCAAGACCCATATCTTATTCAATCTTAA